A window of Parasynechococcus marenigrum WH 8102 contains these coding sequences:
- a CDS encoding RpoD/SigA family RNA polymerase sigma factor, protein MVSTAQKPTDSQRRRSSDPVSWYLATIGRIPLLTPAEEIELGNQVQAMMTLTEDGSKTFEDHELTGKQRRMLRIGRRAKERMMKANLRLVVSVAKKYQGKGLELLDLIQEGSLGLERAVEKFDPTRGYKFSTYAFWWIRQSMTRAIACQSRTIRLPVHLSERLTTIRKVSLDLAHKLGAMPSRVEIAEAMDIPLDELDSLLRQALTTSSLDAPVNGEEGRSFLGDLIADSSLDEPLDIVEQRIHHEQLGRWLSHLSEQEQHVLKLRFGLEGNERHTLAEIGRLMDVSRERVRQVELKALRKLRNLTRRLPSGI, encoded by the coding sequence ATGGTTTCAACAGCTCAGAAACCCACCGACTCTCAGCGCCGCCGCAGTAGCGATCCTGTCAGTTGGTATTTGGCCACGATCGGCAGAATTCCTCTGCTCACCCCGGCAGAAGAAATCGAACTGGGCAATCAGGTCCAGGCGATGATGACCCTGACCGAAGACGGCTCCAAAACCTTCGAAGACCACGAGCTGACGGGGAAGCAGCGGCGGATGCTCCGCATCGGTCGACGGGCGAAGGAACGGATGATGAAGGCCAACCTCCGCCTTGTTGTGAGTGTTGCCAAGAAATATCAAGGGAAAGGTCTGGAATTGTTGGATCTGATCCAGGAAGGATCTTTAGGCCTCGAGCGTGCTGTTGAGAAGTTTGACCCCACCCGCGGATACAAATTTTCCACGTACGCCTTCTGGTGGATTCGCCAGAGCATGACCCGTGCCATCGCCTGTCAGTCCCGCACCATCAGGCTTCCGGTTCACCTCAGCGAGCGCCTCACCACGATTCGCAAGGTGAGTCTTGATCTGGCTCACAAGCTTGGCGCGATGCCCAGCCGGGTGGAAATCGCAGAAGCGATGGACATTCCCTTGGACGAGCTCGACTCACTGCTGAGGCAGGCTCTCACCACTAGCAGCCTCGACGCCCCTGTGAACGGGGAGGAAGGACGCAGTTTCCTGGGTGACCTGATTGCAGACTCCTCCCTGGATGAGCCGCTCGACATCGTTGAGCAACGCATCCACCACGAACAGCTTGGACGCTGGCTCAGTCATCTCAGCGAGCAGGAGCAGCATGTTCTGAAGCTTCGCTTCGGACTCGAAGGCAACGAGCGTCACACCCTGGCTGAAATCGGTCGGCTGATGGACGTTTCCCGTGAACGAGTTCGTCAGGTGGAGCTCAAGGCATTGCGCAAGTTGCGCAATCTGACCCGTCGGCTGCCCAGCGGAATCTGA
- the rpsP gene encoding 30S ribosomal protein S16 has translation MIKLRLKRFGKKREASFRLVACNSTSRRDGRPLQELGFYNPRTKETRLDTEAIRERLGQGAQPTDVVRTLLERGGLIEKTIRPAETVGKAKQAAKREEEAKQAAKEAAEAKAAAEAEAAAAAEAAKAEDAPDGETESSEG, from the coding sequence ATGATCAAGCTCCGCCTGAAGCGGTTCGGTAAGAAGCGGGAAGCGAGCTTCCGCCTCGTGGCCTGCAACAGCACCTCCCGCCGGGATGGGCGTCCGCTCCAGGAGCTTGGCTTCTACAACCCTCGTACCAAAGAGACCCGTCTCGACACCGAGGCGATTCGTGAGCGTCTTGGCCAAGGTGCTCAGCCCACCGATGTGGTGCGCACGCTGCTCGAGCGCGGTGGCCTGATTGAAAAGACGATCCGCCCTGCGGAAACCGTTGGTAAAGCCAAGCAGGCTGCCAAGCGCGAGGAAGAGGCCAAGCAGGCCGCCAAGGAAGCTGCTGAAGCCAAGGCAGCCGCGGAAGCGGAAGCCGCAGCCGCTGCTGAGGCTGCCAAGGCTGAAGACGCCCCTGACGGTGAGACCGAATCCAGCGAAGGCTGA
- the pdhA gene encoding pyruvate dehydrogenase (acetyl-transferring) E1 component subunit alpha → MGQDLAVDTAPIGSAAAGPHAERLSNLVTAKRATVDRETGLELFRDMTLGRRFEDKCAEMYYRGKMFGFVHLYNGQEAVSTGVIGAMKRQHDWFCSTYRDHVHALSAGVPAREVMSELFGKETGCSKGRGGSMHLFSKEHHLLGGFAFIAEGIPVALGSAFTSRYKRDALGDASSNAVTAAFFGDGTCNNGQFFECMNMAQLWKLPILFVVENNKWAIGMAHDRATSDPEIWRKAASFGMAGEEVDGMDVLAVRAAAQRAVERARAGEGPTLLECLTYRFRGHSLADPDELRAEQEKQFWAQRDPLKALERDLCEANLVSSDELRSIEKEIDAIVQDCVEFALSAPEPDPTELTRYIWAED, encoded by the coding sequence ATGGGTCAGGACCTTGCGGTCGACACCGCCCCCATCGGCAGCGCAGCCGCTGGTCCCCACGCCGAACGCCTGTCAAACCTCGTCACAGCCAAGCGGGCCACGGTGGACCGGGAGACGGGTCTGGAGCTGTTCCGCGATATGACCCTCGGCCGTCGCTTCGAGGACAAGTGCGCGGAGATGTACTACCGCGGCAAGATGTTCGGGTTCGTTCATCTCTACAACGGTCAGGAGGCCGTGAGTACAGGGGTGATCGGCGCCATGAAGCGCCAGCACGATTGGTTCTGCAGCACCTATCGAGACCACGTGCATGCCCTGAGCGCCGGTGTTCCAGCGCGGGAGGTGATGAGTGAGCTGTTCGGCAAAGAAACAGGATGCAGCAAGGGGCGGGGTGGTTCCATGCACCTCTTCTCCAAGGAGCACCACCTGCTGGGGGGCTTCGCCTTCATCGCAGAGGGCATCCCCGTTGCTCTGGGGTCAGCCTTCACCAGCCGCTACAAGCGTGATGCCCTGGGGGACGCCTCCAGCAACGCCGTCACAGCAGCGTTCTTCGGTGATGGCACCTGCAACAACGGCCAATTCTTCGAGTGCATGAACATGGCGCAGCTATGGAAGCTGCCGATCCTGTTCGTGGTGGAAAACAACAAATGGGCCATCGGCATGGCCCATGACCGTGCCACCAGTGATCCGGAGATCTGGCGCAAAGCGGCGTCGTTCGGCATGGCCGGCGAAGAGGTGGACGGCATGGACGTGCTAGCGGTCCGCGCCGCAGCCCAACGAGCCGTGGAACGGGCGCGCGCCGGGGAAGGTCCCACCCTGCTGGAGTGCCTGACCTATCGATTCCGTGGTCACTCCCTGGCGGACCCCGATGAACTCCGCGCTGAACAGGAGAAACAGTTCTGGGCCCAGCGCGACCCGCTCAAGGCTCTTGAGCGCGACCTCTGCGAGGCCAATCTGGTGAGCAGCGACGAACTGCGAAGCATCGAGAAAGAGATCGATGCCATCGTTCAGGATTGTGTGGAGTTCGCCCTCTCGGCGCCTGAGCCCGATCCAACGGAGCTCACCCGCTACATCTGGGCCGAAGACTGA
- a CDS encoding phasin family protein, whose product MESGNPLQQLLLRGLGTTSLVADRLRGVTQDWVSRGRLDPNQASALVDDVMKALRGETPELEEKVERDIWRNRDNLLQDIGVASQKELDELRGRIDRIEQQLRQLNRAD is encoded by the coding sequence ATGGAATCCGGCAACCCTCTGCAACAACTGCTTCTGCGCGGCCTCGGCACCACGAGCCTGGTGGCCGATCGTCTGCGCGGGGTCACCCAGGACTGGGTCAGTCGCGGCCGGCTGGACCCCAATCAGGCCTCAGCGCTTGTGGACGATGTGATGAAGGCGCTTCGGGGGGAAACACCGGAACTTGAAGAGAAGGTGGAGCGAGACATCTGGCGCAACCGCGACAACCTCCTGCAGGACATCGGTGTGGCCAGTCAGAAGGAACTCGATGAACTGCGTGGCCGCATCGACCGGATCGAGCAGCAACTGCGTCAGTTGAATCGAGCCGACTAG
- a CDS encoding IMS domain-containing protein yields MDLPIDHFRLLGVSPSADPASILRRLQTRSDSPPDDGFTHEGLLQRQALLHRSADLLTDPSERADYEAALLSLSATHPNETVGLDLAASSEVAGLILLWEAGAALEAFQLARQGLQPPQAPALGSGREADLTLLAALACRDAARDEQQQRRYESAAQLLRDGIELQQRMGKLPDQQARLQQELDDLLPYRVLDLLSRDLSDADARQQGISLLDQLVRDRGGLDPEGLDSETPAAMGQADFESFFQQIRRFLTVQEQVDLFRGWFAEGSIEAGCLAVFALAAAGYSRRKPEFLEQAREQLQRLVASDLDPMPLLGCLDLLLGNVAEASLHFSAIRDEELLSWLAEHPGDHLAAQCEYCRVWLERDVLPGYRDVDAAGVDLDAWFADRDVQAYVDRIDRQSARLGSAATVTGAGLSSAPSADASSPHEAALDDDHLPAEEAPSSDPANQRLSNRLRWLAASLVVGLVAALAAAVMLRPRETAPVVLQPEPDRQDAVEPKPSAQDSATLKPQAILQPEASEVAAQLQPLLSDAPDDAQLRMLVQGWLDSKAQALQGQPSQLPVVARQRLIDQVDRERSKAVVAGTTTVVKASVTSLDVVSRQPRRIELQAQVAYSDSTTDRSGTVVDRTVPGSLTITYILGRDGDQWKLTAYIPQG; encoded by the coding sequence TTGGATCTGCCCATCGATCATTTCCGGCTGCTGGGTGTCAGTCCTTCCGCCGATCCAGCCTCCATCCTGCGGCGTCTCCAGACACGCAGCGACAGTCCGCCGGACGATGGGTTCACCCATGAGGGATTACTGCAGCGGCAGGCGCTGTTACATCGATCAGCTGATCTGCTGACGGATCCGAGTGAAAGGGCTGACTACGAGGCAGCGCTGCTGTCGTTGAGCGCGACCCATCCCAATGAGACCGTCGGCCTCGATCTCGCTGCCAGCAGCGAAGTGGCTGGTCTGATCCTGCTGTGGGAGGCCGGAGCGGCCTTGGAAGCATTCCAACTCGCCCGTCAGGGTCTGCAGCCGCCTCAGGCGCCAGCCCTTGGCAGTGGCCGTGAAGCAGATCTCACGCTGCTGGCAGCTCTCGCTTGCCGCGACGCGGCCCGGGATGAACAGCAGCAGCGGCGTTACGAATCCGCTGCACAACTGCTGCGGGACGGCATCGAATTGCAGCAGAGAATGGGCAAGTTGCCGGATCAGCAGGCCCGCCTCCAGCAGGAGCTGGATGACCTGCTGCCCTATCGGGTGTTGGATCTGCTGAGCCGGGATCTGTCCGATGCCGACGCCCGCCAGCAGGGAATCTCCCTGCTGGATCAACTGGTGCGCGATCGGGGCGGTTTGGATCCTGAGGGTCTGGATTCCGAGACCCCAGCTGCCATGGGGCAGGCCGATTTCGAATCGTTTTTCCAGCAGATCCGCCGCTTTCTCACGGTGCAGGAGCAGGTCGATCTCTTCCGTGGTTGGTTCGCGGAGGGCTCCATCGAAGCCGGTTGTCTGGCGGTGTTTGCCCTGGCGGCTGCGGGCTATTCGCGACGGAAGCCTGAGTTCCTCGAGCAGGCCCGCGAACAGCTGCAGCGGTTGGTGGCATCCGATCTGGATCCGATGCCGCTGCTGGGCTGTCTTGATCTGTTGCTGGGCAATGTTGCGGAGGCCTCGCTGCACTTCAGTGCCATCCGTGACGAGGAGCTCCTGAGCTGGCTGGCGGAGCATCCCGGCGACCATCTTGCGGCCCAGTGCGAGTACTGCAGGGTTTGGCTTGAACGGGATGTACTTCCTGGTTATCGGGATGTCGATGCCGCCGGCGTTGACTTAGACGCCTGGTTTGCAGACCGTGATGTGCAGGCCTACGTCGATCGCATCGATCGCCAGTCGGCCCGTCTTGGCTCTGCTGCAACGGTGACAGGGGCTGGATTGAGCTCTGCGCCGTCGGCTGATGCCAGCTCGCCGCATGAAGCGGCGTTGGACGACGACCACTTGCCGGCGGAGGAGGCTCCTTCGTCCGATCCGGCGAACCAAAGGTTGTCCAACCGTCTCAGATGGTTGGCTGCATCACTGGTGGTAGGCCTGGTGGCCGCCTTGGCCGCCGCTGTGATGCTGCGTCCCCGGGAGACGGCTCCGGTGGTCTTGCAACCCGAGCCGGATCGTCAGGACGCCGTTGAACCCAAGCCGTCCGCCCAGGATTCCGCAACCCTGAAACCGCAGGCGATCCTTCAACCTGAGGCGTCCGAGGTCGCAGCTCAGCTGCAACCTCTGCTGAGTGATGCGCCCGATGACGCTCAATTGCGGATGCTTGTTCAGGGTTGGCTTGACAGCAAGGCCCAGGCTCTCCAGGGCCAGCCCTCTCAGCTTCCTGTGGTGGCGCGGCAGCGCTTGATTGATCAGGTTGATCGGGAACGGTCTAAGGCCGTCGTTGCTGGTACCACCACGGTTGTCAAGGCTTCGGTGACATCCCTCGACGTCGTCAGTCGCCAGCCGCGTCGCATCGAATTGCAGGCCCAGGTGGCTTACAGCGACAGCACCACCGATCGATCCGGCACCGTTGTGGATCGCACTGTGCCGGGCAGCCTCACGATCACCTACATCCTGGGTCGTGACGGTGATCAGTGGAAGCTGACGGCCTACATCCCACAAGGTTGA
- a CDS encoding apolipoprotein N-acyltransferase, with protein MGDLRSQPLLRAVLGGLLAGLAPGVAGPLSMLPALALLWSLVERPRDAALWGLFGVLLSHRWLLGLHPLTWMGLPAWLSLPVAVAIWLSCGVAAALLLLLWSLLARLCRRRDGTWRFGAVLLLALVWGAAELLLEGSPLFWIGVGGSVLPLDRPLAGLGRWLGSGGLATLQLLWGWGLWQLWRRRGRRCAWWLISLLLAHAMGALSLSPPPALAALRLGAWQPAIPTREKFSPERQRRFQSALSSALQQAQSLKVEALVAPEGTLPFRWQADEDPLPVPLISGGFRWVRGQQRSSVLLARPDRAGVEPLVDKHRLVPLGEWLPPLPAGLTRGLSAVGGLQPGDASRFVNVWPSPFAVAICYEISDGRALAKATAQGAEWLLTIANLDPYPQLLQRQFLALAQLRAIETGRDVLSVANTGPTALVSADGTVQRLLEPQTDAVAAAELQRRQQLTGYSRLVWAWSSR; from the coding sequence ATGGGCGATCTCCGATCCCAGCCACTGCTGCGAGCTGTTCTGGGTGGCCTCCTGGCCGGACTGGCCCCTGGAGTTGCCGGTCCGTTATCGATGCTGCCTGCTCTGGCTCTGCTGTGGTCGCTGGTGGAACGACCGCGTGATGCGGCGCTCTGGGGCCTTTTTGGTGTGTTGCTCAGCCACCGCTGGCTGCTTGGCTTGCATCCACTCACCTGGATGGGTCTGCCGGCCTGGCTCAGCCTGCCGGTGGCTGTGGCGATCTGGCTGAGCTGCGGAGTTGCTGCAGCTCTGTTGCTATTGCTGTGGTCGCTGTTGGCTCGGTTGTGCCGGCGGAGGGACGGGACTTGGCGGTTCGGAGCAGTGCTGCTTTTGGCCTTGGTCTGGGGGGCAGCCGAGTTGCTGCTTGAGGGGTCTCCGTTGTTCTGGATCGGTGTTGGAGGCAGCGTGTTGCCCCTGGATCGCCCCTTGGCTGGCCTGGGCCGCTGGCTGGGCAGTGGCGGACTGGCCACGCTCCAGCTGCTCTGGGGTTGGGGGCTCTGGCAGCTCTGGCGCCGTCGGGGGCGACGCTGCGCCTGGTGGTTGATCTCCCTTCTGCTGGCCCATGCCATGGGTGCACTCAGTTTGAGTCCACCACCCGCCCTCGCTGCCCTGCGACTTGGTGCCTGGCAGCCGGCGATTCCCACCCGTGAGAAATTCAGCCCGGAGCGTCAGCGGCGCTTCCAGTCGGCGCTGTCCTCGGCCTTGCAACAGGCTCAGTCTCTGAAGGTGGAGGCGTTGGTGGCGCCGGAGGGAACCCTGCCGTTCCGCTGGCAGGCCGATGAGGATCCTTTGCCCGTGCCGTTGATCAGCGGCGGCTTTCGCTGGGTTCGGGGGCAGCAGCGCAGCAGTGTGTTGTTGGCAAGGCCCGATCGTGCGGGGGTGGAGCCTCTCGTGGATAAGCATCGCCTGGTGCCGCTCGGTGAGTGGTTGCCACCGTTGCCGGCCGGTCTCACCCGGGGGTTGTCGGCGGTGGGGGGGCTCCAGCCAGGAGATGCCTCGCGGTTTGTGAATGTCTGGCCATCACCTTTTGCTGTGGCGATCTGCTACGAGATCAGTGACGGACGGGCTTTGGCTAAAGCGACGGCACAGGGTGCCGAGTGGTTGTTGACGATTGCCAATCTCGATCCCTATCCCCAGTTGTTGCAACGGCAATTTCTGGCCCTGGCTCAGCTGCGGGCGATCGAAACCGGTCGGGATGTGCTGAGTGTCGCGAATACGGGGCCGACGGCGCTTGTGTCGGCGGATGGAACAGTGCAGCGGTTGTTGGAGCCGCAAACCGACGCTGTCGCGGCGGCCGAGCTCCAACGGCGTCAACAGCTGACGGGTTATTCGCGGTTGGTCTGGGCCTGGTCGTCCCGCTGA
- the ffh gene encoding signal recognition particle protein: MFDELSARFEDAVKGLKGQDKISDTNVEVALKDVRRALLEADVSLPVVKDFVADVREKAVGAEVVRGVSPDQKFIQVVHEQLVEVMGGDNAPLAKAAEAPTVVLMAGLQGAGKTTATAKLGLHLKDQGRRALMVGADVYRPAAIEQLKTLGGQIGVEVFSLGTEAKPEEIAAAGLAKAKEEGFDTLLVDTAGRLQIDTEMMEEMVRIRTAVQPDEVLLVVDSMIGQEAAELTRAFHDQVGITGAVLTKLDGDSRGGAALSIRKVSGQPIKFIGTGEKVEALQPFHPERMASRILGMGDVLTLVEKAQKEVELADVEKMQKKLQEATFDFSDFVQQMRLIKRMGSLGGLMKMIPGMNKLDDGILKQGEQQLKRIEAMIGSMTPKERENPDLLAGQPSRRRRIAAGSGHQPADVDKVLADFQKMRGFMQQMSRGGMPGMGGMPGMGGMPGMGGMPGMGGMPGGGGRPPGRGGSPKRQKPAKKRRGFGDL; this comes from the coding sequence ATGTTCGACGAGCTGTCAGCCCGGTTTGAGGATGCGGTCAAAGGGCTGAAAGGCCAGGACAAGATCAGCGACACCAACGTTGAAGTCGCGCTGAAAGATGTGCGTCGTGCCCTGCTGGAAGCCGACGTAAGCCTTCCGGTGGTCAAGGACTTTGTTGCCGATGTGCGCGAGAAGGCCGTCGGTGCCGAGGTGGTGCGTGGTGTCAGTCCGGATCAGAAGTTCATCCAGGTGGTGCACGAGCAGCTGGTGGAGGTCATGGGGGGCGATAACGCCCCTCTGGCCAAAGCGGCTGAGGCGCCAACGGTGGTGTTGATGGCAGGTCTGCAGGGTGCGGGTAAAACCACGGCCACAGCCAAGCTGGGCCTGCACCTCAAGGATCAGGGGCGTCGTGCCCTGATGGTGGGTGCCGACGTTTACCGACCGGCAGCCATTGAGCAGCTGAAGACCCTCGGGGGTCAGATCGGGGTCGAGGTGTTCAGCCTGGGAACGGAGGCCAAGCCGGAGGAGATTGCGGCGGCTGGTCTGGCCAAGGCGAAGGAGGAGGGCTTCGACACCTTGCTGGTGGACACCGCCGGTCGCCTTCAGATCGACACCGAGATGATGGAGGAGATGGTGCGGATCCGCACCGCCGTGCAGCCCGACGAGGTGCTGCTGGTGGTGGATTCGATGATCGGCCAGGAGGCTGCTGAGCTCACCCGTGCCTTCCACGATCAGGTGGGCATCACTGGTGCGGTGCTGACCAAGCTGGATGGTGATTCCCGCGGGGGTGCCGCCCTCTCAATCCGCAAGGTGAGCGGTCAGCCGATCAAGTTCATCGGCACCGGCGAGAAGGTGGAGGCGCTCCAGCCCTTCCATCCCGAACGGATGGCCAGCCGCATCCTCGGCATGGGCGATGTGCTGACGCTGGTGGAGAAGGCCCAGAAGGAGGTTGAGCTCGCCGATGTCGAGAAGATGCAGAAAAAGCTGCAGGAGGCGACGTTCGATTTCTCGGACTTCGTGCAGCAGATGCGTCTGATCAAGCGGATGGGGTCGCTCGGGGGCTTGATGAAGATGATCCCGGGCATGAACAAGCTCGACGACGGGATACTCAAGCAGGGGGAGCAGCAGTTGAAACGGATCGAAGCGATGATCGGTTCGATGACACCGAAGGAACGGGAAAACCCCGATCTGCTGGCCGGTCAGCCGTCCCGTCGTCGCCGCATCGCCGCTGGCAGTGGTCATCAACCGGCCGATGTGGACAAGGTGCTGGCGGACTTTCAGAAGATGCGTGGCTTCATGCAGCAGATGAGTCGTGGTGGAATGCCGGGAATGGGCGGTATGCCTGGCATGGGAGGAATGCCGGGAATGGGAGGAATGCCTGGCATGGGCGGTATGCCGGGTGGCGGTGGGCGGCCCCCCGGTCGCGGCGGTTCTCCAAAGCGCCAGAAGCCAGCTAAAAAGCGTCGCGGTTTCGGAGATCTTTAG
- a CDS encoding FKBP-type peptidyl-prolyl cis-trans isomerase: MRDILISSTVCVLCLLLALVSQLVAPSTVDAAAVDAAAATSTAATASVVAKTTSAVAARPSFELDPEDPNPTLFAMAPDTNQADASALGGPLDAPDTQITASGLKIIELQVGEGAEAASGQTVSVHYRGTLENGKQFDASYDRGTPFTFPLGAGRVIKGWDEGVDGMKVGGKRKLVIPPDLAYGSRGAGGVIPPNATLVFEVELLDAK, encoded by the coding sequence ATGCGCGACATCCTGATCAGCTCCACGGTCTGCGTGCTCTGCCTGCTGCTAGCCCTGGTCAGTCAGCTGGTGGCCCCATCCACAGTCGACGCAGCAGCCGTCGATGCAGCAGCAGCCACCAGCACCGCCGCAACCGCCAGCGTTGTCGCCAAGACCACCAGCGCAGTAGCAGCGCGGCCCAGCTTCGAGCTGGACCCAGAGGATCCCAACCCAACCTTGTTTGCCATGGCTCCCGACACCAACCAGGCCGATGCCTCCGCCCTCGGCGGCCCCCTTGATGCCCCTGATACTCAGATCACAGCCAGCGGCCTGAAAATCATCGAACTGCAGGTCGGAGAAGGAGCGGAAGCCGCCTCCGGCCAGACCGTTTCAGTGCACTACCGGGGAACCCTTGAGAACGGCAAGCAATTCGACGCCAGCTACGACCGGGGCACCCCGTTCACCTTCCCCCTCGGAGCCGGACGGGTGATCAAAGGCTGGGATGAAGGGGTGGACGGCATGAAGGTCGGCGGCAAGCGCAAACTGGTGATCCCGCCGGATCTCGCCTATGGCAGCCGCGGTGCTGGCGGCGTCATCCCCCCCAACGCCACTCTGGTGTTCGAGGTTGAGCTGCTCGACGCGAAGTGA
- the mnmA gene encoding tRNA 2-thiouridine(34) synthase MnmA has protein sequence MSSATSSTDRLPTAAGDAALQRLRTWPGEHRVAVGLSGGVDSSLTAALLVEAGWEVEGLTLWLMSGKGACCAEGLVDAAGICEQLGIPHHVVDTRDTFQREIVQRLVDGYREGITPLPCSQCNRSVKFGPMLDWAAEERGLPRIATGHYARIRHGGEQGRHQLLRGLDSRKDQSYFLYDLPQEVLGRIVFPLGELTKADTRGEAARHGLRTAEKPESQDLCLADHHGSMRAFLDAYLPPRQGEIVLSDGTVVGEHDGIEHFTIGQRKGLGVAWREPLHVIRLDPAMNQVVVAPRAEAGQRSCVVGAINWVSIAPLQQPLELEVQVRYRSEPVAAQLTPIPHTPEDEARQRPHRCRLQFLDDQFSITPGQAAVFYRGETVLGGGLIQRDDQAQTNRE, from the coding sequence ATGAGCAGCGCCACCAGCTCAACTGATCGCCTCCCCACCGCAGCAGGAGATGCAGCATTGCAGCGGCTGAGGACTTGGCCGGGCGAGCACCGCGTCGCCGTTGGTCTCTCCGGTGGAGTGGACAGTTCCCTGACCGCAGCACTGTTGGTCGAAGCGGGCTGGGAGGTTGAGGGCCTCACCCTTTGGTTGATGAGTGGTAAGGGCGCCTGTTGCGCCGAAGGTCTCGTGGATGCAGCCGGAATCTGCGAACAGCTCGGCATCCCCCATCACGTGGTGGACACCCGGGACACCTTTCAACGGGAAATCGTGCAGCGGCTAGTGGACGGCTACCGCGAAGGCATTACGCCCTTGCCCTGCTCTCAGTGCAACCGTTCGGTGAAGTTTGGGCCGATGCTCGACTGGGCCGCCGAGGAACGGGGGCTGCCCCGGATTGCCACAGGCCATTACGCCAGGATCCGCCATGGCGGTGAGCAAGGCCGGCATCAGTTGTTGCGAGGGCTCGACAGTCGCAAGGACCAGAGCTATTTCCTCTACGACCTGCCCCAGGAGGTGCTGGGAAGGATAGTGTTCCCCCTCGGCGAACTCACCAAAGCCGACACCAGAGGGGAAGCAGCCCGGCACGGCCTGCGCACCGCAGAAAAACCGGAAAGCCAGGATCTCTGCCTTGCGGATCACCATGGCTCCATGCGGGCGTTTCTCGACGCCTATCTGCCTCCACGACAAGGCGAGATCGTGCTGAGTGACGGCACAGTGGTTGGTGAGCATGACGGCATCGAGCACTTCACCATCGGTCAACGCAAGGGGCTGGGTGTGGCCTGGCGGGAACCGCTCCACGTGATCCGGCTCGACCCCGCCATGAATCAGGTGGTGGTGGCGCCCCGGGCGGAGGCGGGTCAACGCAGCTGTGTGGTGGGGGCAATCAATTGGGTCTCCATCGCACCGCTCCAGCAGCCACTGGAGCTGGAGGTTCAGGTGCGCTATCGCAGTGAGCCGGTTGCAGCACAACTCACCCCGATTCCCCACACACCAGAGGATGAAGCGCGCCAGCGGCCTCACCGCTGCCGGCTGCAATTCCTCGATGATCAGTTCTCCATCACCCCCGGACAGGCCGCCGTCTTCTACAGAGGAGAAACGGTGCTTGGGGGAGGGTTGATTCAGCGGGACGACCAGGCCCAGACCAACCGCGAATAA
- a CDS encoding PhoH family protein yields MPEDGARSRFIFDLPDPEAALALAGAAETTLHRLEALTGASLVLRGLQLMITGRPTQIERAAAVVELVRPIWQDGQAVSSVDLQAALGALSRGQGDDHAAMGEQVLARSQTGSMLRPRTLRQKHYVDAMERHDLTFALGPAGTGKTFLATVLAVRMLTERKVERLILTRPAVEAGERLGFLPGDLQQKVDPYLRPLYDALHALLGPDKTTVLLEKGVIEVAPLAYMRGRTLSDAFVILDEAQNTTPAQMRMVLTRLGERSRMVVTGDITQVDLPQGVPSGLVEASDVLDGVEGVAVCRLTSADVVRHPLVQRVVEAYASLDDQRSSRPVRR; encoded by the coding sequence GTGCCTGAGGACGGCGCTCGCAGCCGCTTCATTTTTGATCTTCCCGATCCTGAGGCCGCTTTGGCCCTTGCTGGAGCTGCAGAAACCACTCTGCATCGCCTCGAGGCTCTGACAGGAGCGTCGTTGGTGTTGCGGGGCCTTCAATTAATGATCACCGGGCGGCCGACGCAGATCGAGCGGGCCGCTGCGGTGGTGGAACTGGTGAGGCCGATCTGGCAGGACGGGCAAGCCGTCTCCAGCGTGGATCTTCAGGCTGCTCTTGGTGCCCTCAGCCGCGGTCAGGGCGACGACCATGCTGCGATGGGAGAGCAGGTGCTGGCGCGCAGTCAGACCGGTTCGATGCTCAGACCGCGGACGCTGCGGCAGAAGCATTACGTCGATGCCATGGAGCGGCACGACCTCACCTTCGCGCTTGGACCCGCGGGAACGGGCAAGACCTTTCTGGCCACGGTTCTGGCAGTGCGGATGCTAACGGAGCGCAAGGTGGAACGATTGATCCTGACCCGACCAGCTGTTGAGGCGGGAGAGCGACTGGGGTTTCTTCCCGGCGATCTGCAGCAGAAGGTGGATCCCTACCTTCGGCCGCTGTACGACGCTCTACATGCCCTGCTGGGGCCGGACAAAACAACGGTGTTGCTGGAGAAAGGTGTGATTGAGGTGGCTCCGCTGGCCTACATGCGGGGACGCACCCTCAGTGACGCGTTTGTGATCCTTGATGAGGCGCAGAACACCACACCGGCCCAGATGCGCATGGTCCTGACCCGCTTGGGCGAGCGCTCTCGGATGGTGGTCACCGGTGACATCACCCAAGTTGATCTTCCCCAGGGCGTTCCGAGTGGTCTGGTGGAAGCTTCCGATGTGCTGGATGGCGTTGAAGGCGTTGCCGTGTGTCGGTTGACGTCAGCCGATGTGGTGCGACATCCGCTGGTGCAGCGGGTGGTGGAGGCCTATGCCAGCCTCGACGACCAGCGCTCGTCAAGGCCTGTGCGTCGATAG